The following coding sequences lie in one Anticarsia gemmatalis isolate Benzon Research Colony breed Stoneville strain chromosome 16, ilAntGemm2 primary, whole genome shotgun sequence genomic window:
- the LOC142979622 gene encoding uncharacterized protein LOC142979622: MPIVIITRAADRGLLNSTLDFNDTVSKKRYFFHALIVIVFDTCDDVSFYDFVHTDKLNKQLIIITEPSNDCNDKLEDIAHIVDRYDITFLLLNVIKDRNKMQTFIPTIDENTCQQAVGKLTHINTCINGTLRNKKVFPSKNPTNLNKCLFKVGMATLYPFSQIENKDSLKTYDHINNSVGCDMEIMEIVAEYFNATLDLYYIFRKEENPFGDYEFIKYLQNGSLDVCAGGLYRIYGRFVEYSGVYANQAVMWMYLAKRTDRSWESLIGKVNGLYIFVIFYISYSIIWYFICVFDGDAVSLRNTLLYGWGALIGANSLQDARTLKQKLLNLGYLVMCIHLSAYISIQLYSFLTIKGPPQMLNTNDAVMASGRVPFLKPSTKYFVSDKKYLEFANTSADCSSFVDCAEKTLQHNGLTLLLQASFFHFQSETAVRGEARVLRTAENVLTVYNEMLIRRDSPLVVKFQKIIQTLFEAGITQRLYEEAVGILVRDKADSANSNLIMSSYSCRSGCAITLVQFAGVFYLWIIGCVVSCIVFVIEVCIQREK; this comes from the coding sequence ATGCCTATAGTGATCATCACTCGAGCAGCAGACAGAGGCTTGCTAAACAGTACTTTAGATTTCAACGACACTGTTTCCAAAAAAAGATACTTCTTCCACGCATTGATCGTCATTGTTTTCGATACCTGTGATGACGTCAGCTTCTACGATTTCGTCCATACtgataaactaaataaacaacttattattataactgaACCTAGTAATGACTGTAATGATAAACTTGAAGATATAGCTCATATCGTTGATAGATATGACATCACATTTCTACTTCTAAATGTTATAAAAGACAGAAATAAAATGCAGACATTTATTCCCACAATTGATGAAAATACTTGCCAGCAAGCCGTTGGTAAACTAACTCATATTAATACATGTATCAACGGTACATTACGAaacaaaaaagtgtttccaTCTAAAAATCCTACCAATTTAAACAAATGTCTGTTCAAAGTCGGCATGGCGACCCTCTACCCTTTTTCTCAGATAGAAAATAAAGACTCACTTAAAACGTATGATCATATTAATAATTCTGTAGGATGCGATATGGAGATAATGGAAATTGTCGCTGAATATTTCAACGCAACCCTAGATTTGTACTACATATTCAGAAAAGAAGAAAATCCTTTCGGAgattatgaatttataaaatatttacaaaatggtAGTCTGGATGTGTGCGCAGGAGGTCTTTATAGAATCTACGGGCGTTTCGTGGAATATTCTGGAGTGTACGCGAACCAAGCAGTTATGTGGATGTACCTAGCGAAACGAACGGATAGGTCTTGGGAAAGTCTCATTGGAAAAGTGAATGGACTTTATATTTTCGTCATATTCTACATCAGCTATTCtattatttggtattttatctGCGTGTTCGACGGCGACGCTGTATCTTTGAGAAATACGTTGCTTTACGGATGGGGAGCGTTGATTGGAGCGAATTCGTTACAGGATGCAAGAACTTTGAAACAGAAGCTATTGAACCTAGGGTATTTGGTCATGTGTATCCATCTATCCGCATACATAAGTATTCAACTATACTCATTTCTGACAATAAAAGGGCCTCCTCAGATGTTAAACACGAACGATGCTGTAATGGCTTCAGGAAGAGTGCCATTCTTAAAACCATCAACGAAATACTTCGTCAGTGACAAAAAGTATTTAGAATTTGCAAACACATCGGCTGATTGTTCATCTTTCGTAGATTGTGCTGAGAAAACATTACAACATAAcggtttaactttattattacaagCGAGTTTCTTTCATTTTCAATCAGAAACGGCTGTGAGAGGAGAAGCTAGAGTTTTGCGTACGGCTGAAAATGTCCTTACTGTCTACAACGAAATGTTGATTAGGAGAGATAGTCCACTGGTAGTaaaatttcagaaaataatacaGACTTTGTTTGAAGCGGGCATTACTCAGAGATTGTATGAAGAAGCCGTTGGGATACTAGTGAGAGATAAAGCGGACAGCGCTAATAGTAATTTGATTATGAGCAGTTATAGTTGTCGAAGTGGGTGTGCTATTACTCTTGTGCAATTCGCTGGCGTGTTTTACCTTTGGATCATTGGCTGTGTCGTAtcttgtattgtttttgttattgaagTTTGTATTCAACGGGAGAAATAA
- the LOC142979637 gene encoding uncharacterized protein LOC142979637 gives MYGFVATTKRFWSLFALVFSLQLCLLEAGYPLDIVTEKGNEPLKARYYTFIPEKPPLIERRKDEILTSLSVKDNIQEKEGDRVRVTKEAVSKSLASALLDIFANVSHVEP, from the exons atgtatGGATTTGTTGCAACAACTAAACGTTTCTGGAGTTTATTCGCTCTTGTATTCA gCCTTCAACTATGTCTATTAGAAGCTGGATATCCATTAGATATTGTGACAGAAAAAGGTAATGAACCATTAAAAGCACGCTACTACACCTTCATACCTGAAAAACCACCTTTAATTGAAAGAAGAAAAGATGAAATATTGACATCTCTTTCTGTCAAGGATAATATTCAAGAGAAAGAAGGAGATAGGGTTCGTGTTACGAAGGAAGCAGTGTCGAAATCGTTGGCTTCAGCTTTGCTTGATATCTTTGCTAACGTTAGTCATGTTGAACCGTGA